Below is a window of Caldisericaceae bacterium DNA.
GGATATTTATAATCTTTTCCGTATCCCAATTTTTTCATTAAGTCTGTTACAGGGTTTCTTAATTTAAGAGACACTGGAAGTGAACCTGTTTCTTCAATAACATTCCTTACTTCAAGTTCAGCTAAGTAAAGTGAATTATCCTTTGGAGCCTTTGATAGATAAACGCATGCCTCTGCAAGCACAAGATACCCCTCGGGTGGTCCTATCATTGAAAATGCTTGAAAGGCAGTTGTTGCAACAACAAGTGCCATTGGGTCTTTTAAGCCGATGTCTTCAGAAGCAAAACGGATCAACCTTCTTGCTATGTAAAGAGGGTCATCGCCTCCTTCAATCATCCTATACATGTAGTAGATAGCTGCATCTGGGTCTGATCCACGCATACTTTTTATAAAAGCAGAGATTAAATCGTAATGTTGTTCTTTTCCATAGGAGAGTGTAATTTGAGTAAAATCTTTTGCCTCTTCTAAAGTTATTGTTTGGCCTTTTACATTCTTTACAATGTTCTCAAGGATATTTAAAGCCTTTCTTGCATCACCATCGGATAGTTTTGCAATATAATCAATTAAGTCATTCTCAAACTTGAGTTGTCTTAAGTTTTCGTCTTTCTTAATGGCATTTTCAAGTATTGTTTTAATTTCTTCTTCTGTGAGTTTATTGAATACAAAAACAGCGAGCCTTGAGAGAAGCGCATTATTAATGTAGAAAGAAGGGTTTTCTGTAGTAAGTGCAATAAGAGTTATTTTTCCTTCTTCTATAAACGTTAAGAAGGCATCTTGCTCTTTTCTGTTAAAGTGCTGTATCTCGTCAACTATTACAATAGGTATAGACGGTTCAAAAAGGCTCTCTTTTGTTAAATCTTTTAAAATCTTTCTTACCTCTTTTATATGTTCCGTAGTTGCAGAAATTGTGATATGTTTTTTATTCTGTGTAAAAATCTCTGCAATGGTTGTTTTTCCACTTCCTGGTGGTCCCCAAATAAGAAATGATGAAATTTTTCCACTTTTATACATATTAAATAGAGGGCCGTAAGGCCCCAAAAGATGTCTTTGCCCAACAAATTCCTCTAATGTTTTGGGACGCACTCTTACTGCAAGTGGTATTGAGTTATCAATCATTACACCTCTTCAATTTTTTCTAATTGACTTAATACGTATTCTCTTATTTCATCGGGTGACTTCTCTTTGTAAACGACTTCTCCATCAACAATTAAAGGCACTAAGGCTTCAACACCATTTCCTTTCTCATCTGCTTTTTTTACTTCATATAGGACTTTACCATCTTTAAACGACCTAAAAACTTTCTTTCTTCCCGAATACTTTCCTCGTTTTGCTATAGGTTTTCCGTTTACTTCCACAATATCCATTGCAAAATCTATAGTGTCTGCATTTGAGATTGATGTGCCAATCCCAAATCCATCAACGACATTTGATTCGACAAGTTTCTTTAACGAATCCTCATCAATACCGCCAGAAATTAAGATTTTTACGTGTTTGAAACCTCTTAAATCAAGTTCCCACCGCACTTCTCTTGCAATATCAAGAATTGAACCTCTTCGTGAAGAT
It encodes the following:
- a CDS encoding replication-associated recombination protein A, with translation MIDNSIPLAVRVRPKTLEEFVGQRHLLGPYGPLFNMYKSGKISSFLIWGPPGSGKTTIAEIFTQNKKHITISATTEHIKEVRKILKDLTKESLFEPSIPIVIVDEIQHFNRKEQDAFLTFIEEGKITLIALTTENPSFYINNALLSRLAVFVFNKLTEEEIKTILENAIKKDENLRQLKFENDLIDYIAKLSDGDARKALNILENIVKNVKGQTITLEEAKDFTQITLSYGKEQHYDLISAFIKSMRGSDPDAAIYYMYRMIEGGDDPLYIARRLIRFASEDIGLKDPMALVVATTAFQAFSMIGPPEGYLVLAEACVYLSKAPKDNSLYLAELEVRNVIEETGSLPVSLKLRNPVTDLMKKLGYGKDYKYPHDFKDHIVEGETYLPEKIKGKKFLK